The DNA sequence ATGAGGATACTACTTCTAAAGGAAAGAAAAAATGAGTGTTACCGATCCCGCCCAGGTCTACCTACTCCTGAGTCTCCCCCAGACATTCCAGGGTCATGAACATCAGTTCCAGAATGATCCCCTATCCCTCTACCCTCAGGTGCGTGAGATTCAATAGGCCCTATACCTCCATCCCCACCATGGGAAGGGCCTGGACTTTCAACAGCATTGGAAATGGTTTCCCTCAAAGATGAAGCAACACTCTCTCTTACATGACCTGATGGAGCTCCAGAACCTAAATTTGAAGATGAAGGAAGATTAAGATTCAAATGAGCAGCTCCTTGATTTCTATCAAAATCCGGCCTCGAAAAATCCATTCTTCCCAACCCATTTTTAAAATCATTTCCTAATGTCTTAAAGTCATTCCCCTGAAGTTTCAGTGCATCCTTAAATTCTTGAAGGTCTTTGAAATCAAATTTTCCTCTGAGATCTTCTTTGATATTCTCCGCCCAATTTACATTTTGATGATTCTCTTGATATTCTTCATGAAGCTCTTTTAATTTCTTTTTAATTTTATGCCTTACCTTGCCATACCCTGGCCTTCCCTCTTCCATATTTTGACTGCCAGAATTAATAGTATCTGTCAGTCCTCCCGTTGAAGAACCTCCTCCAAACGAAGTCGGAGAACTCCAAAAATTACTACCTCCCACAAATCCTTCGTAATAATAATTATTTGAGGAATCACCCCCTTGAGCACTATCCTGGGTTGTATTTAAAGATGAAGAATCACCCCCTGAACTCCCTGAACTACTCGTTCCTGAACTGCTCGTTCCGCCACTGCTTTCATTACTTGTATCCGTATTTGTATTTGAGTTTTCTTGATGATGTTTAATCAATTTTTTAATGACCTTTCGCCTACGTTGACGACGTTCTTTGGGAGATAATTTGCCATGGCCTAAAAGAGTTCCTTCCTTCAAATTTTTTAAATTTGGATTTTTCGGATTTCCTTTATTTCCATCTCCCTTTTTTCCTTTTCCTCCCGGCTGATCGCTATGAACCTCGCCCTCGCCCTTCTGACCATGATGGTCTTGAACAGTTTCCGAACGCTTTTCTTCATGAGATCCCTCTCCTCCAGAAGACGGGTTATTACTCTGATTCACCTGTTCTCCAGGAGAGGAGGCCAGAGGGTCTCCTTCTCCAGAAGGCCCAGCGTCTGAAGAGAATCCACTGATGACAAACAAGGTGAGAAAAACAATTAGAGAAACCTTTCGTCCCATAAAAGAATCTCCCATTACATTATAGCATGTAAAAGGAAAGGCGGTAGGGTAGCGGTAAATTTTACATAATATACTAGAGAGCAATAAGTTAAATATAAAAAGAGGCTTGCATTTGTGTTGATTTATTACTTGATGATTTGTCTTTTAGGAGGGGATCAAACTGACTTTCAATCACTTCCTTCAAATCTTTCATCTCGACATGGCGATACCAGATATTATCAGGGAAAATCATCACATTAGGCCCTTGAGCACAAAGATCAAAACACCCCGACCGACTCACACGGACTTTCCCTTTTAGACCATGATCTTTCACATAAGACTTTAAATATTCGCAAATCTCTTCCCCTGCTTGAGCGCAAGACACTTCACCATTTTTACGATGGTTCGTGCAGATAAAGATATGCTTTTGATAAGGATTTTTAGAGGCTTTCATTGTTGACCTTCTTTTAGCACAATCATTTTACCATGAATATTTTGTATTTACTCACTCTAAGAGAAAGAATATGATATCTCCACTTATGCAAAAATTATCGATTAAAGAACTTGAAAATTTAGCCCATGAGATGAGAAAAGACATCATTATCATGATTGGAAAAGCCGCCTCGGGTCATCCAGGAAGTTCGCTTTCCGCCATTGATATAATCACAGCCCTTTTCTTCAATATCATGCGGCATGACTCTAAAAATCCGCACTGGCAGGATCGAGACCGCTTTGTTCTCAGCAAAGGCCATGCAGCCCCTGCCCTTTACGCCGCTTATGAAAGATCCGGCTATTTTCCCTATGAGTGGATTTATAATTTGCGAAAATTAGGCTCTCCCCTGCAGGGACATCCCGATCGTAGAAAAATGGATTTTGTCGAAGCCTCCACGGGTTCGCTTGGCCAAGGCCTTTCAGTCGCTTTAGGAATTGGGCTTGCAGCCAAGCTCGACAAAAAAGACTACTGGACTTACTGCATGATTGGCGATGGAGAATCCAATGAGGGGCAAATATGGGAAGCTGCGATGTTTGCCTCCCATCAGAAAATAGACAATGTCACTGTCATTTTAGATTACAACAAATTTCAACTGGATGGGGCCGTCAAAGACATTTTAAACATGGAGCCCATGAAACATAAGTGGGAATCCTTTGGCTGGCATGTTCAGGAAATTGATGGTCACAACATGAAACAAATTATTGATTCTTTAGAACAAGCTAAAAAAATCAAAAATCAACCTACGATGATCATTGCCCATACGGTCAAAGGGAAAGGAGTCTCTTTCATGGAAAATAACAATCACTTTCATGGGGTTGCTCCTACGCCTGATGAAATGAGAAAAGCGCTCTCAGAATTAGGTGAAAAATCAGAACGAATTGAAGAAATTTTAAAAAGATAGCGATGAACAACGAGTCCACGGTCAACGGTCTACAGTCCATAGAAAAAAATAATTCCTTTAAAGCTGTGAACCGTTGACTGTGGACTGTGGACCATTTTCCTCTAGATGGGTGGACGAAAGTTGGATGAATTAAAATTACAATGACTAGGAAACATCTATGCCTCTCGAAAAAAAATTAGGTGCAGCAACGCGTGATGCTTATGGGAAAGCCCTCATAGAGCTTGGGAAGAAAAACCAAAACATTGTCGTCTTGGATGCGGATCTCTCCAAATCAACTAAAACCGAACTTTTTGGAAAAGAATTCCCGGATCGATTTATTAACTGCGGCATCATTGAAGCAAACATGGTGGGTGTTGCATCGGGACTCGCCCTTTCAGGAAAAATTGTCTTTGTTTCAAGCTTTGCCTGCTTTGTCATCTGCAAATCCTACGATCAACTGCGCATGTCTATCGCCAATCCCATGGCCAATGTCAAAATCGTCGCCTCTCATGGTGGAATCAGTGTCGGTGAGGACGGAGCCTCTCAACAGGCGATCGAAGACATTGCTCTTGCAGCTTCTCTTCCAGGATTCACCGTCATCCTCCCTTCGGATGAACATTGCACGCGAGAGCTCGTCATTCAAGCAGCCCAAACTCCTGGCCCCTTTTATATTCGCACCGGACGCCCGAAAGCCCCACTTGTTCACACTGAAAAAACGAAATTTAAAATTGGAAAAGGGGTCCTCCTCCGGGAAGGACAGGATGTCACACTCATTGCAAATGGCCTTCTTGTCTTTGAAGCCTTAATGGCTGCAGAAAAACTTCAAAATGAAGGAATGAGCGCTTCTGTCATTGACATGCACACCATTAAGCCTCTGGATTTGGAGCTCTTAAAATCCGAGTGCAAAAAAACGGGAGCCATTGTAACCGCCGAAGAGCATCTTTTAATTGGAGGCTTAGGAAGTGCAGTAGCCCAAGCAACGGCTCAAATCCATCCTGTTCCCATCGAATATGTTGCCATCAACGACACCTACGCAGAATCTGGAAAAGGTGACGAGCTTCTTGTAAAATATGGCCTCACCTCCCGCCATATTGTCGAATCTGTCCGAAAAGTGTTTAAGAGAAAATCTCTACGCTAATTAATCTTTTTTTAAATCTTTTTACACAATAACACTAGAACCTTCGTAGGCAACCTTGATATGAAACTTACTCACCTTAGAAATCAAGCCACCAAAGCCATATCAAAATCTGGAAATAAAATAACGGCTGGATGAACCTTAAGGGCTTTTGCTAGAACCAAAGCCCTTTCTCTACCCATATAATGTGCATCTGTTTCCATGGCAAGAGAGAACTATCAAATGTTTTCTAAATGAGAACTGGGAAATTCTTGGAGATAAAGTTCCGTGGCTTCTTTTAAGTTCGAAATGGCCTCTTCCAATGCAGAACCTTGACTGACAGTTCCAACCTCTGGACATTCCGCAACGTAAAGATGATCTTCTTTATGAATAACTGCGCAAAAGGACTGAAACATTTTACTATAGCTCCTATATATCTTTAATTTAAGTATTGCGGAAATCTATTACGCTGCGGCGTCAGAGAGTGTTAAGAGTTATAAGGTGATTAAATAAACTTTTTTTTGAGTTTTTTTAAGAAATCTTCGATTTCACCCTGTTGCATTCTTTGATGATCAATCAAGGCACAATCAATGGCCTCAATTAAACTATTTTTTTCAGAGTAGTTTAGAACTAATTCATGAACTACCTTGTCAAGCAGTGGAAGCTCTTCTCTTAAGACAGACCAAACAATATCGATATCAATCCCAAAATATTCATGCGTAATTTTATTTCTAAAGTCTACTATTGGGCGATATTGTTCATTCAAAATTTTATATCGAATCAAATTACCAATCGCTTCCCCTATCACTTGTAGTTCTCTCAAAACTGCATCGTATGACCTAAAATCTCGCAAGAGCTCTTGCTTGGAGAAAAAACTGCGAACAAGGTGATTTACCTTATAAATAGCCACTAAAACATCAACAATATAATGTTCCACATCACGCTTAGGCATAAATCACATCTTTTTGAATACGACGGCGAATAAATTCTTTTAAGGAAGACTCAAGTCCAAGATCGACCTTTTTTTTGAAAGAAGATTCAAGAAAATGGTTCAAATTAAAAAAACTCCTGAATTTATTTGGACTTACAATATCGACAAGAATATCAATATCACTCTCCTCACGAGCCTCATTTCGTGCGTAGCTCCCAAACAAACCGATGCTGACGACCCCAAAGTTTGTCTTAAGCTCTGCTTTATGTCTTTGAAGAAAATGGAGAATTTCGTCACGTGTCATAAATATATTTATTTAAGTATAGCGTATTTTTAAAGTTGATGGTCACAAAAAATGCGGGAATCTGTTACGCGGCGGCGGCGGCGAGTTCTGAGATGGCTTTGAGGTTGTTGCGAGTGATTTCGTCAGAAAGGTTTTTGCGTTCGATATGAATAGTTTTATTTTCTCTAAATTGTTGTGCAAGATTCGGGTCAATTTTCCCAATCATTTCTAACACCTCGGGACTGACAGAATCTACCTGAATATTGATTTCATCATTGCTTAAGAGAATGATGTTAAGATCTTTCGAAATCAAACCTTCATAGAGACTACGATGTTCCATATGAACGATAAATTGAAAGTCTTTTTTCTCCAGTGCTTCTAATCCATATCCAGGTTTGGCAAGTT is a window from the Chlamydiota bacterium genome containing:
- a CDS encoding transketolase; translation: MISPLMQKLSIKELENLAHEMRKDIIIMIGKAASGHPGSSLSAIDIITALFFNIMRHDSKNPHWQDRDRFVLSKGHAAPALYAAYERSGYFPYEWIYNLRKLGSPLQGHPDRRKMDFVEASTGSLGQGLSVALGIGLAAKLDKKDYWTYCMIGDGESNEGQIWEAAMFASHQKIDNVTVILDYNKFQLDGAVKDILNMEPMKHKWESFGWHVQEIDGHNMKQIIDSLEQAKKIKNQPTMIIAHTVKGKGVSFMENNNHFHGVAPTPDEMRKALSELGEKSERIEEILKR
- a CDS encoding transketolase family protein, with the protein product MPLEKKLGAATRDAYGKALIELGKKNQNIVVLDADLSKSTKTELFGKEFPDRFINCGIIEANMVGVASGLALSGKIVFVSSFACFVICKSYDQLRMSIANPMANVKIVASHGGISVGEDGASQQAIEDIALAASLPGFTVILPSDEHCTRELVIQAAQTPGPFYIRTGRPKAPLVHTEKTKFKIGKGVLLREGQDVTLIANGLLVFEALMAAEKLQNEGMSASVIDMHTIKPLDLELLKSECKKTGAIVTAEEHLLIGGLGSAVAQATAQIHPVPIEYVAINDTYAESGKGDELLVKYGLTSRHIVESVRKVFKRKSLR
- a CDS encoding type II toxin-antitoxin system HicB family antitoxin, whose translation is MFQSFCAVIHKEDHLYVAECPEVGTVSQGSALEEAISNLKEATELYLQEFPSSHLENI
- a CDS encoding DUF86 domain-containing protein, with the translated sequence MPKRDVEHYIVDVLVAIYKVNHLVRSFFSKQELLRDFRSYDAVLRELQVIGEAIGNLIRYKILNEQYRPIVDFRNKITHEYFGIDIDIVWSVLREELPLLDKVVHELVLNYSEKNSLIEAIDCALIDHQRMQQGEIEDFLKKLKKKFI
- a CDS encoding nucleotidyltransferase family protein, which produces MTRDEILHFLQRHKAELKTNFGVVSIGLFGSYARNEAREESDIDILVDIVSPNKFRSFFNLNHFLESSFKKKVDLGLESSLKEFIRRRIQKDVIYA